One window of Alkaliphilus metalliredigens QYMF genomic DNA carries:
- a CDS encoding flagellar export chaperone FliS — MIEKQYLANRVATANDVQLIVIVYEGLLEELLAGASAAETQDNQKLRIHTEKSREILAELLTTLQGDSEVAAELRKLYLYINQLITQGVNHQEKSYFQQAIQVLSPLYEGWQQLAEPGVQEVDEIKQEKGPAIVSGMTYGKGQLMDYVVNDETNRWKKG; from the coding sequence ATGATTGAAAAACAATATTTAGCCAACCGAGTTGCCACTGCTAATGATGTTCAGCTCATTGTGATTGTATACGAAGGATTACTAGAAGAGCTATTGGCCGGGGCCAGTGCCGCAGAGACTCAGGACAATCAAAAACTACGAATACATACAGAAAAGAGCCGTGAAATTTTAGCTGAGTTGTTGACGACCCTACAGGGGGATTCTGAGGTTGCCGCTGAACTACGGAAATTATATCTTTATATAAATCAATTGATTACCCAAGGGGTCAATCATCAGGAAAAAAGCTATTTTCAGCAGGCAATTCAGGTGCTGTCACCTCTTTATGAAGGCTGGCAGCAGTTAGCAGAGCCGGGTGTCCAAGAAGTTGATGAAATAAAACAAGAAAAGGGTCCTGCCATCGTATCGGGTATGACCTATGGAAAAGGACAATTAATGGATTATGTAGTGAATGATGAAACCAACCGGTGGAAAAAAGGATAG
- a CDS encoding SurA N-terminal domain-containing protein translates to MFTKKSLLFIVVGLIALLVIGCASEGENLSQDQGEVVATVNGASITREVFENTVERTKLNYQQQGIEFEGEEGEAMLVQVREQALNSLLQEEVLLQEAKEKGYDVSEEAIETELESMKGQFESEEEFEAALEFNQFTEDDLRNMLASEMAIEQFLQNELEEAPASDEEAQELYDQYAAQMKEIAEETGETEEMPAFEEVKEQLKMQIAQENQQELMAQLIDGLMEQSEIEIFL, encoded by the coding sequence GTGTTTACTAAAAAGAGTTTACTATTTATTGTTGTAGGGTTGATAGCGCTCCTAGTCATTGGATGTGCCTCAGAAGGAGAAAATTTGTCACAAGATCAAGGTGAAGTGGTGGCTACTGTCAATGGTGCAAGTATTACCCGAGAGGTATTTGAAAACACTGTTGAAAGAACAAAGTTAAACTATCAGCAGCAAGGTATTGAGTTTGAAGGAGAAGAAGGAGAAGCAATGCTAGTGCAGGTTAGAGAACAAGCACTAAACAGTCTACTTCAAGAGGAAGTATTACTTCAGGAAGCAAAGGAAAAAGGGTATGATGTTTCAGAGGAAGCGATAGAAACAGAATTAGAAAGTATGAAGGGACAATTCGAATCAGAAGAAGAGTTTGAAGCAGCCCTAGAATTTAACCAGTTTACAGAGGATGACCTTAGAAATATGTTAGCCAGCGAAATGGCAATTGAACAATTTTTACAAAATGAGTTAGAAGAGGCTCCTGCATCCGATGAAGAGGCACAGGAACTGTACGATCAATATGCAGCACAAATGAAAGAAATTGCAGAAGAAACTGGAGAAACTGAAGAAATGCCAGCATTTGAAGAGGTCAAAGAACAACTAAAGATGCAAATTGCTCAAGAAAACCAACAAGAACTGATGGCTCAATTAATTGATGGATTAATGGAACAAAGTGAAATTGAAATATTCCTGTAA
- a CDS encoding LTA synthase family protein: MNLYPINQYREMKEMTLFIILTFTKISVLHYFMDLDRGLFLVSLQNLLLIFFIYGMVALSSSSRRRKIYWYVNFLLSSLFFIDAMYYSHFYTLVPVHSIYQLGQLGPVSASITSLVKPYYFLFFIDIIGIYMVDRRKEKVPSLKWSKKQRIALGTSVLISLLAVLGLNFRMAEATNGFYTPHSLGVINYHLYDGFNSFRRNTLDIVRAKGVIKQIEQQVVAEASSPKGFRLAQGRNVFVIQAESVQNFVINESINGQQMTPVMNELIQNDSIYFSRYYEQVGWGNTSDAEFISHNGFYPSTKSFSYRAYEENEFITLPSMLKDRGYETIAFHGNDGDFWNRENIYPSQGLDEFISLEDFSEDEMIGIGLSDGEMFRQSLPYLKGRDNPFYSFYITLTSHHPFTMEGLQDQQYEGLNVGAAYEGMVLEAYLETVHYLDYEIGKFIEMLKEADLYENSIIVIHGDHQGLDMRNEEANEQLTDFLNRPYEEKDMFNVPFIVHIPNGGMQEEVTTAGGQIDFFPTMANLLGVETEIQTLGKDLLNITDGFVAKQVHVSRGSFIDNEKIFIMSNDGLFENSRAWMIETGESVDLEACREGYERAIAEIEFSEYVMQNNLIPLIREKGLPYVLQHQP; this comes from the coding sequence ATGAACTTATATCCAATTAATCAGTATCGTGAAATGAAGGAGATGACTTTATTTATAATCTTGACCTTTACTAAAATCTCAGTTTTACATTATTTTATGGACTTAGACCGTGGATTATTTTTGGTGAGCCTGCAAAATCTTTTGCTTATTTTTTTCATTTATGGAATGGTAGCCTTATCTAGTTCGAGCAGACGTAGAAAAATATATTGGTATGTCAATTTCCTATTGTCATCGTTGTTTTTCATTGATGCAATGTACTATAGTCACTTTTATACATTAGTACCAGTACACAGTATTTATCAATTAGGACAATTGGGGCCTGTTTCCGCAAGTATCACTTCTTTAGTCAAACCCTATTACTTCTTGTTTTTTATCGACATCATTGGTATTTACATGGTGGATCGTCGCAAAGAAAAAGTACCATCCTTGAAATGGTCGAAAAAGCAAAGGATTGCCCTGGGTACCTCTGTTTTGATCAGTCTTCTTGCTGTTCTAGGTTTGAACTTCAGAATGGCAGAGGCAACCAATGGATTTTACACACCCCATAGCCTGGGTGTTATTAATTATCACCTTTATGATGGATTTAATTCATTTAGAAGAAATACATTAGATATAGTCAGGGCCAAGGGCGTCATTAAGCAGATTGAACAACAAGTGGTGGCGGAAGCCTCAAGTCCCAAAGGATTTAGACTAGCCCAAGGAAGAAATGTTTTTGTTATTCAAGCGGAGTCTGTTCAGAACTTTGTAATCAATGAAAGTATTAATGGACAACAAATGACCCCGGTGATGAATGAATTGATACAAAATGACAGTATTTACTTTAGTCGATATTATGAGCAGGTAGGATGGGGAAACACATCCGATGCAGAATTTATCTCCCATAATGGATTTTATCCTTCTACTAAAAGCTTTAGTTACCGAGCTTATGAAGAGAATGAATTTATCACATTGCCTAGTATGTTAAAGGACAGAGGATATGAGACTATTGCCTTTCATGGAAATGACGGAGATTTTTGGAACAGGGAGAACATCTATCCTTCCCAGGGGCTCGATGAATTCATTAGTCTAGAAGATTTTAGTGAAGATGAGATGATTGGAATTGGACTGAGTGATGGTGAAATGTTTAGACAATCATTACCCTATTTAAAGGGACGAGACAATCCTTTTTACTCCTTCTATATTACATTGACCTCCCACCATCCCTTTACCATGGAAGGACTTCAGGATCAGCAATATGAAGGATTAAATGTAGGTGCAGCCTATGAAGGTATGGTGCTGGAGGCTTATTTAGAAACGGTACATTATTTAGACTACGAAATAGGTAAATTTATTGAAATGCTCAAGGAAGCTGATTTATATGAGAATTCTATCATCGTCATCCATGGGGATCATCAGGGGTTAGATATGCGTAATGAAGAAGCCAATGAACAACTGACTGACTTCCTAAATCGACCCTATGAAGAAAAAGATATGTTTAACGTTCCTTTTATTGTTCATATTCCAAATGGTGGTATGCAGGAGGAAGTGACAACCGCCGGTGGACAAATCGATTTTTTTCCTACCATGGCCAATCTATTAGGAGTAGAAACTGAAATTCAAACATTGGGAAAGGATTTACTCAACATTACAGATGGATTTGTTGCTAAGCAAGTCCATGTGTCGAGAGGTTCCTTTATTGACAATGAAAAGATATTTATTATGTCCAATGACGGTCTATTTGAAAATAGTCGAGCATGGATGATCGAAACTGGTGAGTCTGTGGATTTAGAAGCATGTCGTGAAGGATATGAAAGAGCCATTGCTGAAATTGAGTTTTCTGAATATGTGATGCAAAACAATTTAATTCCACTGATTCGGGAAAAAGGATTACCATATGTACTTCAGCATCAGCCATAG